In Geotalea uraniireducens, the genomic window CAGTCCGAGATAGAACGACTGGCCGAGCGCCACGAAGGCCAGCGGGGTCAGGGTGAAGGAGAGGAGTGCCACCAGCACGTACCAGAAGCTTTTGCCGCTTTTGCGGATCATCGTCAGGTCCAGCTCCATCCCGGCGATGAACATCAGATAGATGAAGCCCATCTCCTTGAGCAGCAGGAACCACTCCGGCCGCTGCCTGACGAACAGGTTGAAGAGGACGATCCCGTAGACGATCTCCAGGGCCGCTCCCGGCAGGCGGAAGCGTCGGCCGAGGAACGGGATGAGCATCGCTCCCAGCATGACAACGAAGAAGGAAATCTGGCTTTCGAGCATGGGTTCCTGAACCGGCGGGCACGGCAGTGGCCGTCCCGCGTCAGATGGTCGTTTCGGCGCCGGGAATCAGCAGGGTCGAGACCGGCGACCGACGAACCAGATGCCAGCTGACGTCCGGCCGGAACACCCGGCGCAAGAAGTCGGTCAGCCGCCATTCGCCGGTGCTCGCCACCAGGAGGTCATACTCCCGCAGCGCCGCCGCAAGGGCATGGATCGGATTGCCGGCCGCCACCCGGGTGGCGATATTCTGCTTGTAGATCAACCCCAGGTCGGGGACGGTCTTTTTCATCCGCTCGATTTCCGCCACCTCGTCCTCGGTGGCGATATAGGGGAGGAGCGTCGGGAAGAGCGCCGTCACCTCGAAGGGGAGGGTCGAGGATATCTCCAGGGCCGTCTCCAGGGCATGCTGCAGACTGGAATCGCTGATGCACGGGACTGCCGCCCGGTTGTAGGGGAACGTCCCCCGGGCCAGAAGAACCGGACAGCCGGCCTCCCGGGTCAGGGCGAGCATCAGGTTCTTTTCCGCCCGTTCGCTGACAAAGGAGAAGAAGCTGCCAATGGTGCCGGGATGGGCGAGCATCACCAGCCCCGGCCGGTAGGAAAAGCGCTTGAGGGAGGTGGCAAGGGCATCCGCCGGCACCAGGACGCTCTCGAAGGTTTCCGCTTTCGTGGCGCCGCTCACCGCGCCCTGCAGCCGCTCGGCCAGGGCCGCGGCGGCCGGCTGATGGACGATGATGGTGCGGGCCAGGGGGAAGGCCTTCAGCAGATAGGCGGCCTCGTCGAGATAGGCCTGGTTTTCCCTCCCCTGGAGGAAGACGAAGAAGGTGTCGCCGTACTCCAGCGGGAACGCCTCGAAACGGAACGAGAGGATCTCGGCGATGGTCACCAGGGCCTGGGGGTCGCCGAGGATGATCACCCGGTCCCGGGGCTTGAGGGTCGTCTCGCCGGTGGGGACGATGATGTTTCCTTCGCGATAGATCAGCCCGACCCGCCAGCGGCGCGGCCGGAGATAGGCCAGGGGCTTGTTGGTCAGCCGCGAATAGGGATGGACCTCGACTTCGAGAATCTCGTTCTTGCCGACGCCGATCCCGTGAACCGTCTTGGTCTTGAGTTCGAGCCGGTTGCGCAGCCCGGTGGCGCTGACGGCGAAGATGCTCTCCACCTCGGCACCGTATTTTTCCAGCTCGGCGATCCCCTTCTGGGTGATGCCGAGGGCGATGACCCGCTGCACCCGGAAGTGGGCGGCAATCAGCCGGGCGACCTCGACATTGACCCGCTCGACGGTGGTCGAGATGACCACCGTATCGGCTTCGCCGATGGCCGCTTCCTCCAGGACGAGCCGGCTGGTGGCGTCGCCCCGGATCGTCACCGCACTACTCCCCCGCTGCTGCCGGACCAGCGCCAGGTTCTCCTCGTTCTGGTCGATGCAGACCAACAGGACATCCCGCGACAGCATCGACACCAGCGGCAACCCGACGTTCCCCACCCCGACCAGGACAAATCTCGGCTGCATCGTTTCCCCATTCGTCGCAACCAGGCTTCGGCCGCGGCACCTTGAATCCGTTCCCTGGCAATCATAGCAGGTTTGGGCCGAGGGGGAAACCCGCTTGACCGGTAAACGCCCTGCGCCGTTGCCGGCTTCGCCGCCGGCGCCGCGCCCGGACGGAGAAATTACCCGATTCTTTCCCTTGACTTCCGCCCCTCGCCTGCTAGTTTAGTAGCTATTAATCTTTCCCCCAAATGCATCCGCAACAGCCTGGATTCTGCCAAGGAGGTCACCATGAAACCAACGTTCCGCCTCTCCGCCGCCCTGCTGGCGGCCCTGCTTCTCGTCCTCGCCGGCGCGGCAATGGCGGCATCGCCCGTCTTCGACGTCGATCGCACTTTCTACCCCTACTACCCATCGCTCATCAAATGGGACAAATCGACCATCCCCTTCAACGCCCCGGAGGTCTGCGGCTCCTGCCACCCCCAGCAGTTCAAGGAATGGAACGGCTCGGTGCACAGCCTCGCCTTCAAGGACCCGGTCTACCAGGGCGAGCTGAACAAAGGGGTCAAGGCGGTCGGTCATGATATCGCCCGGCAGTGCGAAGGGTGCCACTCGCCGATCGGCGTGGTCACCGGGGCGGTCAAGGGACCGGGGCTCGCCAACCTGCCCGCCACCGCGCTGAACGGCGTCTCCTGCGACGTCTGCCACTCGGTCAGCGGCGTCACCCACTGGCAGACGCCGTCCCACGAACCGGAAAACGGCTCCTTCATCCTCTCCCCAGGCGTCGAAGACCCGAATAACGGCCAGACCCTGATCAAGCGCGGACCGTTCAAACCCTCGGAGGAGTGCGGCGGCGGCTTCCATGAATGCCGGGAATCGTCGCTCCACCTCCGGGCCGACCTCTGCGCCTCCTGCCACCAGGTTTACCACTACGAGGCCCACTTCCCGCTCGAAGCGACCTACCTCGAATGGAAACACGGCCCCTACGCCCAGCAGGCGATCCTCTGCCAGGACTGCCACATGGTCGACATCGCCACCTTCAAACGCTCTGCCGACACCTTCCGGAAACCGGAGCGGCAGGAGTACCGGCACGTCTTCAACGGGGCCAACTACCTGCTCTCCTACCTGGCCGCCGGCGCGGCGAAGAAAAACGGCGAGGAGGAACTGGCTGCCAACCTGATGAAACAGTACGAGATGGAGGTGGAACGGCTCAAAGCGGCGGCGGCGCTGGAACTGAGCCCGGTCTACCGGGGCGGCCGGCTGGTCGAGCTCAAGGTGCGGGTAAAGAACATCCGGGCCGGGCACAACCTCCCCACCTCGCTGACCAACGTGCGGCAGATGTGGCTCGAACTGACCGCCAAAGACGAAACCGGCACGGTGATCATGAGCAGCGGTACCATCAACCCCGACGGTTCGCTGCCGGAAAACAGCCGGCTGTTCAACTCCGACGGCATGGGTAACGATTTCCATTTTTCGGTGGACCCGTGGGTGATTACCGCCTTCTCCCGGCACGACACCATCCCGCCCCGCGGTTACAAGGACGTTTATTTCGGCGTCGCCGCCCCGGCGGCAGCAAAGAAGATTGTCGTTACCGCCAAGCTCCGTTTCCGCCAGGCCGAGCAGCACGTTGCCGAAGAACTGCTCAAGGCGGTGCCGAAAGATATCGATCTGGAGCAGCTTTACGGATTGCGAGCCGTGCCGCCGCTGCCGGTCGTCGATATGGCGGTCCAGGAGACGACGATTGCCACCTCCCTCTGATCTCCCGCGCAACAACGGGTGCCTCCGGCCGCTGGCAGCGGCGGGGCACCCGTCCCCCCACCATGATGAAAAATTATTTATTATTTGCCAATTTCGGCCGACATATTGCTATGATCCACGGTGATGTGGGCAACGGCGGCAATTTGTCAATTTCACGACATGACCCTTTGCCGACAACTGGCGACAAATAAAGGATTTCACTTTAATTTGCCAATTCCAATCCACCGCCGCACCGCCCACACCATGTCGAGATTATGACACTCCATATCGACCGGAGATCGTGACATGTTTCCATCGCACCCCTCCTGCCCCGGCCCCGAACAGCCGGCAGCCGCGGTAAATCCCCTCGACCGGCCCGCCGCCATCGCCCCGGCACAGCTCCACGAGACCCTGTTCGACGTTGCTCACGTAATACTGGTGGTCATTGGCGCCGACCAGCGGGTCGTCACGATCAACCGCACAGGCTGCACGGTCCTCGGCCGCCCGGCAACGGAGGTCATCGGCCGCAACTGGTTTGAAACGTTCATCCCCGCCGCCAGCCGCGAGACGGAACGTGAAGCATTCACGACCCTTGTGACAAGCGGGCACGGACATTATCCGGACCGCGAATATCCGGTCATCGTCGCCGACGGGACGGAACGGCACATTGCCTGGCGCCAGCAGCCCTTCCGCGGGCCAGCCGGGACCATCGAAGCCCTCTGCCTTTCCGGGGAAGACCTTACCGAGCGGCGCCGGGGCGCAGCGGCGCTGCAGCTGGCGGAAACGAAATACCGGATCATCGCCGACAACACCACCGACTGGGAATTCTGGCTCGCGCCGGATGGCCGTGTTATCTACAATTCGCCGTCCTGCCTGCAGCATACCGGCTATCCGGCAGCCGCCTTTGAAGAAGACCCCCAGCTTTTTGCAACCATCATCCACCCCGCCGACCGCCAACGATTTGCCGAACACCGTCATCACGCCGGCCAGGCCCTACCCGCCGAGGGGGTCGAATTCCGGATCGTCAGGGCCGACGGAGAACTTCGCTGGCTCAACCATTCCTGCCGGCCAGTGCACGACGACAGCGGCACCTTCCTCGGCAGCTGCGGCAGCAACCGCGATATCACCCACAGCAAGGAGGCAGAGGAAAGACTGCGACAACGGGCCGAGATGATGAACTCGCTGATGAACGCCATCACCGAATCGGTATTCCTCATTACCCCGGGCGGCACGATCCTGGAACTGAACGAGGCGGCGGCGAGCCGATTGCGGGGGACGCGGGAATCGCTGCGCGGCAAGATCATCTACGACCAGTTCCCGGCAACGCTGGCGGAAAGCCGCAAAGCGAAAATCGACCAGATCGTTGCCACCGGCAAGCCGCTCCGTTTCGAAGATGTCCGCAGGGGAAGAGGTTTCGACATCTCCGGTTTTCCGGTCTGCGACGAGCAGGGAACGGTGGTGGCAGTGGCCGTCTGCGCCTTCGACATCACCGAGCGCACCGAGGCGGCCAGTGCGGTCCGCGAGGCGGAGGAGCGGTACCGGACGCTGTTCGAGCAGTCGCCGGACGGCGTGCTGATCATTGATCCGGAAACGACCCTGCCGCTGGTTTTCAATGAAACCGCCCACCGGCAGCTCGGTTACTGTCGGACGGAGTTTGCCCGGCTGTCCATCGCCGACTACGATGTCTCCGCCGTCCCGGGCGACGGCCGGGAACGGCTCGACGCCATCACCCGTCACGGCCGCAACGACTACGAAACCCTGCATCGCACCAAAGAAGGAGAGCTGCGCAACGTCCTGGCCACCGCCCAACCGATCGAAATCGGCGGCGAAACCTATTTCCACTGCATCTTCCGCGACATCACCGAACTGCGCCGGGCACAGGAAGACATCTCGCTCAAGGCACGGCTCCTCGACGCGGTCAACGATTCGCTCTTCCTGGTCGACCAGCAGGGAAAGATTCTCTACGCCAACGAGGTCGCCTGCAAATCGCGCGGCTACCGCCGGGAAGAGCTGCTTGCCCTTCCCTTCGACCGGCTCGACACCCCCGAATACGCCTCCCGGGTTGCGGAGACGATCGCCCGGCTGCCTGATAGCAAACGGGCAATCTTCGAGAGCATCCATCTCAGCAAGGACCGCTCGGCCATCCCGGTCGAAGTCCATGCCAGCATCATCGAGATCGGCGGCCGGTCGCTGATTCTCAGCCTGGTACGCGACATCACCGAACGGAAGCGGACCGAAGACGCGCTCCTGGCCGCTCTGCAACTGAACCAGGACATGGGACGTTTCAGCCGTGACGAATTGACCGGCATCGCCTTGGAAGAGGGGATCCGACTCACCGGCAGCGCCATCGGCTTCCTCCATTTCATCGATCCGGGACAACAGACAATTTCCCTGCACGCCTGGTCCCGGGAGACCTCGGCGACCTGTACGGTCAGCGACGTGCAAGGCCACTGCCTGATCGAAGAGGCCGGCATCTGGGTCGACTGCATCCGCAAACGCCGGCCGGTAATGCACAACAGTTTTGCCAAACCGCTCCGGCTGCCCGAAGGGCACGTTCCGCTACGCCGCGACCTGGCGGTACCGGTCTTCGACGACCAGGAGCGGATCGTCGCAGTGATGGGGGTCGGCAACAAGGCTGAGCCCTACACCGAATTCGACATGACCCAGCTGTCACTGCTCGCCGAAACGATGTGGAACGTAATCAAGCTGAAGGACCTCTTGGAAGAGCTCAAGGTGGCCGAGGAAGAAGCCGTCTCCGCCAGCCGGGCCAAGAGCGACTTCCTGGCGAACGTCAGCCACGAGATCCGCACGCCGATGAACGCCATTATCGGCATGACCCACCTGGCGCTGCAGACCAAGCTGACCGACCGGCAGCGCGACTACCTGGAAAAGATTCACCTTTCCGCCGGCTCGCTGCTCGGCATCATCAACGACATCCTCGACATCTCCAAGATCGAGGCGGGCAAGATGGAGATGGAAGCGATCAGCTTCAACATCGAGGACGTGCTCGACAACCTGGCGACGATCATCGGCGTCAAGGCATACGAAAAGGGGATCGAACTTCTTTTCGCCACCGACGCCGACCTCCCGCTCACCATGGTCGGCGACCCCCTGCGGCTGGGCCAGGTGCTGATCAACCTGGCAAACAACGCCGTCAAGTTTACCGAACGGGGCGAAGTCGTCATCTCCTCGGAACTGGTGGCGCAGGATCAGCGGCGGAACGAGGTAACGGTCCGCTTCAGCGTCAAGGATACCGGGATCGGCATGACGCCGGAACAGATCGGCAAGCTGTTCCAGGCCTTCAGCCAGGCCGACAGCTCGTCGACCCGCAAATATGGCGGGACCGGCCTCGGTTTGAGCATCAGCCGCCAACTGGTGGAATTGATGGGCGGAGAAATCCTGGTGGAGAGCACCCCCGGCCAGGGGAGCACCTTCTCCTTCACCGTCCGCCTCGGCTGCCGCCGTGAGCCGGCCGGCCGGGCACCCCGGACACCGCTCAAGGGGTTGCGGGTGCTGGTGGTCGACGACAATGCCACTTCCCGCGACATTCTCCGGGCCAACCTGGAATCGTTCTCTTTCGGGGTCACCACCGTCGGCAGCGGCGTGGCGGCGCTGGGGGAACTGGAACGGGCTGCTGCCGCCGACGCCCCTCCTTACGACCTGGTGCTGGTCGACTGGAAGATGCCCGGTCTCGACGGCATCGAAACGGCCCGCCGGATCAAGGAGAACCGGCGGCTCACCAATATCCCGACGGTGATCATGGTGACCGCCTACGGCCGCGACGAAGTGCTCCGCAATGCCCGGGAAGCGGGGCTCGATGCCGCGCTGACCAAGCCGGTCAAGGCATCGGTGCTGCTCGACACCATTGCCAACCTTTACGAACGGGAGATGATCGGCGCGGCGCAGGCATTCCCCGCCAGCCGGCCAAACCGGCATGCCGGGCTGCGGCTGGCCGGCATCCGGGTGCTCTTGGCCGAGGACAATGCCATCAACCAGGAGGTCGCCCGGGAAATCCTCAAACAGGCCGGGGCGATCGTCGATATCGCCGCCAACGGCGTTGAGGCGGCCCAGATGGCGTTACAGGCATCGCCCCGTCACCATGCGGTGCTGATGGACCTGCAGATGCCGCTGATGGACGGTTACGAGGTAACGCGGCAAATCCGCGACACCTACAGCGCCACGGAGCTGCCGATCATCGCCCTGACCGCTCACGCCATGGCCGAAGAGCGGGAACGCTGCCTAGCGGCGGGGATGAATGACCATCTGTCGAAACCGATCGATCCGACACAGCTTCTCTCGACCTTGGAACGGTGGACACCGCAGGCGTCGCGCAAGAACGTCCGTCGCCTGCCCCCGGACAAGGGGGGAGCGACCGGCGGCAAAATTCCCCGCGATCTGCCGGGGCTCGGCATCGAGGCCGCGCTGGGTAAACTGGGCGGCAACGAGAAGCTGCTCCGCAAGCTGCTGCTCGATTTCCGAGATACTTACCAGGGGGTCGTCCACGAAATCAGGGGGGCACTGGCCAAACGGGACAGCGCCCTGGCGAGCCGGCTAACCCACACTGTGAAAGGGGTTGCGGGCAACATCTGCGCCACCGGCATCTACGAAGCGACCCAGAAACTGGAGCGGGCCATTGCCGGCGGCGATGAAGCCGCGTTTACCCGGCTGCTCGGCGAACTGGAGCAGGCACTGTTGCCGGTGCTGGTGTCGATCGGCCGACTCAAGAAAGAGCAGCGTAACGAACAGCTCCGCGGAGATACGGCGCCGGATGGCGGCGAGCAGGCCGACCCCGCCGGGCTGCGCCCCCTCTGCGTCACTTTCCGGCAGCTGCTCAGCAAGAACAACCTGAAGGCGCGGAAACAACTCGAACTGATCGTTGCCCATCCCGCAGCCGGGACATTCCGGGCGGAACTCAACGCCATCGAGGAGTGTCTGGGAAAACTGGACTTCAAGGGGGCGCTCCAGTCGTACGGCACCATCGCCCGGGTGCTGGACATACCGCTGGATTAACGGGAGAGAACACCATGGAACGGGGAAAGCAGACCATTCTGATTGTCGACGATACGCCGCAGAATATCGAGATCCTCAACGAAGTTCTCGGCGACGACTATGAAATACTCTGTGCGACCGATGGCAGGGAAGGACTGGAACTGGCGCAGGCGGAACAACCGGATTTGATCCTGCTCGACGTAATGATGCCGGAAATGGACGGTTACGAACTCTGCCGGCAGTTGAAGGAAGAGCCGCGAACCCGGGCCATTCCGGTGATCTTCATCACCGCCATGAGCCAGGAGGACGACGAGGCGAAGGGACTGGAAATCGGCGCCATCGACTATCTCACCAAACCGATCAGCCCGCCGATCGTCCGGGCCCGGATCAGGAACCATCTGGAGCTGAAACGCCACCGGGACATCCTGGAGAGTATCTCCCACATCGACGGCCTGACCGGGATCGCCAACCGGCGACAGTTCGACAAGATCCTCGACCAGGAATGGCGTCGGGCGGTCCGGACCCGAACGCCGATTTCGCTGGTGATGATGGATATCGACTGTTTCAAGGAGTTCAACGACTGCTACGGCCACCTGGCCGGCGATGACTGCCTGAAGAGTATTGCCGGCGCCTTCGGGACGGTCCTCAACCGGCCGGGCGACCTGGTCGCCCGCTATGGCGGCGAGGAGTTCGCCTGCATCCTCCCCGAAACCGATGCCTTCGGCGCCAGGCAGGTGGCCGAACGGCTCCAGGCGGCAGTCCTAGGCCTCTGCACTCCCCACCGCCGTTCGGCCGTGGCGGACCAGGTAACGATCAGCATCGGCGTCGCCACGATGATCCCGGCCGCCGCCAGCCAGCCCGACCAGTTGATCGCCGAGGCGGACCGCCATCTCTATCTGGCCAAGAAGGGGGGGCGGAACCGGATCTGCAGCCTCGCCTGAGGCCCGGAAGGAAACTAGATGGTGCACATCACCCGGCGGACGAGATACTCGCCGCCGATCACCAGGTACTCCCCCTCCCCCTTGAGGATACTGTTGGGGAGCAGGTCGTTGAAGAAGAAGATTTTGACCAGCGGCGCCCGAATCTCCCAGACAGTGGAGCCGAACTCCCAGGCCCGTTCCTCGACGGAAGTGAACGATACCAGATTGTTGAAGCGGATGATCTTCTCCCGCTTGCCGACAACCTCGACGACGGCATAATCGTCGGCATCGCAGGTGCCGCGATAGAGGGTCACCCACCGTTCGCCCGGGAAGCGGCGATCCAACTCGTACTGGCAGTATTCGTAGAGCAGGTCGAGCTGGGAGTTGATGGCATTAGTCCGCTCGCTCCCCTTCATCCGGTCGACCGCATAGCCAAAGTAGGCTTCCGACTGGACATCGCCGATCGGCGCCTTGTGGAAGGTCGGATGGATGCCGATCCGGCTTTCGACCCACCCCTTGAGTACTGCCCCCTCTACCGAGTTGGCATCCATCATCCAGCCGCGGAGAAAACGGAGATAGCTGTTTTTCAGGCTCTTGCGCGCCTTGTCGGTATGCTGGTCCTGCCAGTGGTGGAGCTGGAACTTGACGGACATGTAGTCGTTGAAGACGCACCCCCGCTCGTCCGCCGAATCGATAGTGTCGAGTTTGGCGAAGAGGAAGCGGTTGGCGCTGCGCACCCCCTGTAGTTCCAGCGGTTGGGGATTGTCGTTGAAATGGCGCGAGGCGATGATCCAGGGGGGGACATTGCAGTGATTGAAGGAACTCTGCATCGGCACATCACCTCGTTGTGAAGGGATCCTCCGGGCAGCGGGCGCCCGTGGTCGGCAGCGGGGCTAAAGGATTTTCGCCAGCTCCGCCAGCGTCGTCTTGATCGGGCCACCGGCAACAAAGGCATCGAGGCCGTGCCGTTCCAGTTCCTGCTGCGGCGTCTGGCCAATCTGGGCACAGACCACCGCCCGGCAGCCGGCCAGGGCGTCAATGATCGCCCGCAGCACATGGCTGCGGGTTGGATGATCCGGATCGTAGGAGCAGTAACGCTCCACCGTCTTTTCATCCACCAGTTTCACTTCGCCGGCATCGAGTTCGTAAATCAGAAACCGTTCCGCATGCCCGAAGTGCTGATTGATCTCTTTTCCATCCTTGGAAGCTACGGCGATGAGCATGGGTACCTCCTGACAGGGCACATCCTGGTGCCCGGAGAGGGGGCGGGCAGATGCCCCGCCCCCGTGCGGCCAACTACCACGCTGTTACAGCTCCACCGGGGCGAAGCTGAAGCATTTCTTCGAGCAGGTCCGGCCGCAGGCCTGACAGCCGATGCAATTGCCGGGATTGGCGACCTTCATGAACATCTTTGCCGAATCGTCCTCGTCCAGTTCCTCATAGGCGAGCACGTCATGAACGCAGACCTTGTAGCAACGGCCGCAACCGATGCAGGTCTCCTCGTCGATGGAAACGATGAACTGGGGGGTATACTCCGTCTTGTTTCTTCTTAGTCCGGTGATGTAAGCCATCTTTCTCTCCTCCGTCGTGTTGTTGGGCTGTCGGGACGGGCCGTCCCGACAAGCGGAATGCTATTCTTCGTCAAAAGGGGTTGCCGTCCCCTTGTTCATCGCCTTGCGGAGCCACGGCGGCGGATTCCCCTTCAGGACTTCCTGGAGCCGTTCCACCGTCTCCTTAAGGCTGACCTCGGTAGTGGTTTTCATCGGGTGAATCTTGTGAGCGACCAGTTTGGCCGCCGCCGGACCGCCGATCTGCATGGTATAGACGATGGCGCAGTCGGACAGGGCTTTGGCGCGGGCGGAGATCTTGTCTTCCTCGTCGAGGCCATGTTCGCCGACCTCCAGCGTTTCGAGGAAATGGGCCTCCTCGGGCCCCACTTCCCAGACCTGGAAACTTTTCGCCATCCCGAAATGCTGATCAATCATTTCGCCGGTCGAGCTGGTAAACGCTATCTTCATCTGAGCACTCCTTCTCGTTTTGTCTTTCCCGGGAGCGACGATTTTTCGTCCTGTCAGGGCTGTCGGGGAAATACGCGGCGGCAGAGCAGCGCTCCGGCACACACGCAATCCCGAAGACTTGCGCCGACAGGGCAGAAAAGCGGGCTCACCTAGTTATGCGCCAGTTTCTGCGCCTCCTTGGCATTCGCCTGGAAGATATTCGCCGTTTCGAACAGCAGGTTCATCGTTCCCCGGTAGCCAACCCACATCTTCTGATGGGAGCCGAGCCGGTCGAAAACCGGCAAGCCGGCCCGGAGGTGGGCGAGCCCCCCCAGTTTCGCCGCCGCCTGGCGACCGTTGGAATTGGCGACCAGCAGGTCGGAACCGACCGCCGCCGTCTCCAGGTCCTCCAGGTCGCCGACGAAGACTTCGTCCGCCGGCAGGGCGTCGAGCCCCCGCACCCGGGTCGCGGCGATCGCCGCCTGGATCCGACACCCCATCCCGGCGAGGAAATTGGTCAGCACCTTCAGGTTGTCCGCCTCCAGGGCAAGCGTGACCCGCTTGGTGCCGAACTGGTAATGGGAATCGACCATCGCATCCATCAACCGGCTCCGCCAGCGGCGGAATTTGTCGGGGACCGGCCGGCCGGCGATGGCAGCGAGGGTCTCCATGAACTGGTCAACTTCGGCCAGGCCGGTGATCGAGGTAAAGCCGTAACAGGGGATGCCGAACCGCTCGGTCAACGCCTGCCCCGCCTTGGCCAGCGAATCGCCCAGATAGAGGACCGCCTGGCTTCGCCCCGCCTGGCGGATGCGCGCCAGCGAGACCCCGCCGGTGGAGAGCGGCGATACCGTGTCGTCGATATGGCCGTCGAGGGCGTTGGCGATGTCGGGGACAATGATCGGGTCGAGGCCGAAGGCTTCGCAGATTTCCCGCACCTCTTCCACGTCGGCCGGCGTCAGGTGCGCACCGGGAAGAATCGCCACCTGGCCGGGGATCGTCTCCCCCCCCTCGGGGATCGTCCGGACGATCGCCTCCACCGCCGCCGCATACCCTTCCTGCATCGAACCGCAATAGTCGGGGGTCGAGGCCCAGATCACCGGCACCTGGCCGTACTCGGGATTTTCCAGGCGGAAGTGGACGATGGCGCTCCGCACATCATCGCCCATGGTTTCGGTCAGTCCGGAAGTCATCACCCCGACCACCTCGGGAGTGAACTTCTCGATCACCCGTTTGATCCCTTTTTTCAGGTTCTCCCACCCGCCGAAGATCGCCGTGTCCTCGCTCATGCTCGTCGAATTGAGGGCGATTGGCTCCTTGAAGTGGCGGGAGAGCTGCAGCCGGATGAAGGTCGAGCACCCCTGGGCACCGTGGAGGAGGCCGAGCATCTGGTCGATCCCCAGGTAAGCCAGGGTGGCGCCAAGCGCCGGCGAGTTTTTCTGCGGGTTGACCGTGGCATTCTTCGTCGGCACCTTGACCCGCGAATCCTTCAGCTCGGCAGTCAGGTACGTTTCGGCATGACGGGCCGCCCGGGCGACCGCATCGGCCAGTTCATCCTCACCCTTCTCCCACGGCGCCTTGCCGTTCAACACCGGCCAGATCGGGTTGTTCACCGTCAGGTCGAGCTGCTTGGCGAAGGTGACCATCCCCTCGTAACCGGCATAGGGATGGGATCGCCCGTGATTGATATCGAGGAATGGCGTCTTGGTCTTCAGGGCAAGGAACTTGGTCTTGCCGCCGGCGACGATCAGGTCGGGCATCTTCTCGTACATGATCTGCAGCAGACCGGCGCTGGAGGTATCCTCGATGATCCGGGCATCCTGATGCATCAGCGCCTTCATCCGGTAAAAATCTTCCAGGGTCGAATTCTGGGTGCCGGCGGCGAGGATTTCCACCCCCAGCTCCCGCAAGGCATTGACCATCGACCAGGTCTTCACCCCGCCGGTAAAGAGCACCGACCGCTTCCCTTCCAGCCGCGCCCGATAGGGCGCGATCCGTTCCCGGCACTTCGCCTCTTCCTCTTCGAGGAGCCTCTCCACCCGCTCCTGCATCGTCCGCTTCTCCAGGCCGCCCACCGCGTTATCCAGCTCCCGGGCGATATCGCGCA contains:
- a CDS encoding PAS domain S-box protein encodes the protein MFPSHPSCPGPEQPAAAVNPLDRPAAIAPAQLHETLFDVAHVILVVIGADQRVVTINRTGCTVLGRPATEVIGRNWFETFIPAASRETEREAFTTLVTSGHGHYPDREYPVIVADGTERHIAWRQQPFRGPAGTIEALCLSGEDLTERRRGAAALQLAETKYRIIADNTTDWEFWLAPDGRVIYNSPSCLQHTGYPAAAFEEDPQLFATIIHPADRQRFAEHRHHAGQALPAEGVEFRIVRADGELRWLNHSCRPVHDDSGTFLGSCGSNRDITHSKEAEERLRQRAEMMNSLMNAITESVFLITPGGTILELNEAAASRLRGTRESLRGKIIYDQFPATLAESRKAKIDQIVATGKPLRFEDVRRGRGFDISGFPVCDEQGTVVAVAVCAFDITERTEAASAVREAEERYRTLFEQSPDGVLIIDPETTLPLVFNETAHRQLGYCRTEFARLSIADYDVSAVPGDGRERLDAITRHGRNDYETLHRTKEGELRNVLATAQPIEIGGETYFHCIFRDITELRRAQEDISLKARLLDAVNDSLFLVDQQGKILYANEVACKSRGYRREELLALPFDRLDTPEYASRVAETIARLPDSKRAIFESIHLSKDRSAIPVEVHASIIEIGGRSLILSLVRDITERKRTEDALLAALQLNQDMGRFSRDELTGIALEEGIRLTGSAIGFLHFIDPGQQTISLHAWSRETSATCTVSDVQGHCLIEEAGIWVDCIRKRRPVMHNSFAKPLRLPEGHVPLRRDLAVPVFDDQERIVAVMGVGNKAEPYTEFDMTQLSLLAETMWNVIKLKDLLEELKVAEEEAVSASRAKSDFLANVSHEIRTPMNAIIGMTHLALQTKLTDRQRDYLEKIHLSAGSLLGIINDILDISKIEAGKMEMEAISFNIEDVLDNLATIIGVKAYEKGIELLFATDADLPLTMVGDPLRLGQVLINLANNAVKFTERGEVVISSELVAQDQRRNEVTVRFSVKDTGIGMTPEQIGKLFQAFSQADSSSTRKYGGTGLGLSISRQLVELMGGEILVESTPGQGSTFSFTVRLGCRREPAGRAPRTPLKGLRVLVVDDNATSRDILRANLESFSFGVTTVGSGVAALGELERAAAADAPPYDLVLVDWKMPGLDGIETARRIKENRRLTNIPTVIMVTAYGRDEVLRNAREAGLDAALTKPVKASVLLDTIANLYEREMIGAAQAFPASRPNRHAGLRLAGIRVLLAEDNAINQEVAREILKQAGAIVDIAANGVEAAQMALQASPRHHAVLMDLQMPLMDGYEVTRQIRDTYSATELPIIALTAHAMAEERERCLAAGMNDHLSKPIDPTQLLSTLERWTPQASRKNVRRLPPDKGGATGGKIPRDLPGLGIEAALGKLGGNEKLLRKLLLDFRDTYQGVVHEIRGALAKRDSALASRLTHTVKGVAGNICATGIYEATQKLERAIAGGDEAAFTRLLGELEQALLPVLVSIGRLKKEQRNEQLRGDTAPDGGEQADPAGLRPLCVTFRQLLSKNNLKARKQLELIVAHPAAGTFRAELNAIEECLGKLDFKGALQSYGTIARVLDIPLD
- a CDS encoding diguanylate cyclase domain-containing protein; the encoded protein is MERGKQTILIVDDTPQNIEILNEVLGDDYEILCATDGREGLELAQAEQPDLILLDVMMPEMDGYELCRQLKEEPRTRAIPVIFITAMSQEDDEAKGLEIGAIDYLTKPISPPIVRARIRNHLELKRHRDILESISHIDGLTGIANRRQFDKILDQEWRRAVRTRTPISLVMMDIDCFKEFNDCYGHLAGDDCLKSIAGAFGTVLNRPGDLVARYGGEEFACILPETDAFGARQVAERLQAAVLGLCTPHRRSAVADQVTISIGVATMIPAAASQPDQLIAEADRHLYLAKKGGRNRICSLA
- a CDS encoding NAD(+)--dinitrogen-reductase ADP-D-ribosyltransferase, whose translation is MQSSFNHCNVPPWIIASRHFNDNPQPLELQGVRSANRFLFAKLDTIDSADERGCVFNDYMSVKFQLHHWQDQHTDKARKSLKNSYLRFLRGWMMDANSVEGAVLKGWVESRIGIHPTFHKAPIGDVQSEAYFGYAVDRMKGSERTNAINSQLDLLYEYCQYELDRRFPGERWVTLYRGTCDADDYAVVEVVGKREKIIRFNNLVSFTSVEERAWEFGSTVWEIRAPLVKIFFFNDLLPNSILKGEGEYLVIGGEYLVRRVMCTI
- a CDS encoding NifB/NifX family molybdenum-iron cluster-binding protein, yielding MLIAVASKDGKEINQHFGHAERFLIYELDAGEVKLVDEKTVERYCSYDPDHPTRSHVLRAIIDALAGCRAVVCAQIGQTPQQELERHGLDAFVAGGPIKTTLAELAKIL